In Sciurus carolinensis chromosome 16, mSciCar1.2, whole genome shotgun sequence, the genomic window CCAGTGAGGCTCAGAGTCGAGCAGGCGCGGAGCCAGAGGGGTCCCGGCTCCGGGGGTGGGCGGTGGTTCTGGCTCTGTGGAGAAGACAGCGGGGGCTTGGCTTTCCCGGTGGCTGGGCAGGGGTGAAGAGTCTCTGTGGCCCAGAACAGGAGACTCAGGGTCCAGAGCAAGGAAGAGGGCGAGAGCCGGGGCGTGGGGGTCTCAGAAAAGTATCGCTCGGGCTGGGAATCCGGGGGGAGAAGCGGGGGCTGGCGGCAGGCAGCCGGGGCGTCCCCGGTTTAAATAGGGATGGTTTGCCTGGGTCAGAACTAGGGGGCGGTGGCCGGACGCAGGGGGTTCAAGGGTCCAGCCCAGATGCCGGGAAGTGGAGGGAGACGCAGAAGTGGGGTCGTCTGGTCCAGGCGGAGGCGCGGGGCTCGCGCTCAGGGATGTGGAGGGCGGGGTGGGGGTCCTGCCGCGGCTTCCAGGCGGGTGGCAGGGGTCTCTGCTCGGGGAGATGGGGCCCCGTGCCTCCGGGTCCCCGATGGGAGGAAGGGCTCCGCGTCCCAGCTGGGGCCCCGCCGGGGGTCCCGGCCCGCGTACTCACGTCCAGGATGACGGCGGTGCCCCCGCGCGGCGCGGCGGGGCCGGGGTCCGCGACGGGGGCGACGGGGACCACGGGGGCGTCGGGGGCCAGCGGCGCCCGGGGCTCGCCCATCCTGGCGCCCACCCAGCGCAGCAGCCCGCCCAGCGCCCGGCCCTGCGGCGGCGGCTCCCGGAGCAGCCTGTGCGCGCCGGCCCTGCACAGGCGCGCCGCCCGCTCGCACATCGCGCCGCGCCACCGCCGCCCGGAAGCCCGCCGACCCCCGCCCGGCCGCGCCGCCCCCGCGCGACCCTCCCGGCGCCGCCCGCCCGCGCCGCCCCGCCTCCCGCCGGCCCCGCGGCCGCGGACACCGCGGGGACGGCCGGCGCCGGGGGACGGGCGGGGGCGCCCCGCCCGGACCCCGAGCCACGTGCCCCGCGGCCGCCGCCCCCACCCGTGCGCAGCGGCAGGGGGCTGCCCGCTGGGGCGCCGGCCTGGCGACCCGACCCCGGCCCGGCCGCGGAGGGGCTGCCCTGTCGGCGCGGGGTTGGTGGGGGCCCGGCTGCGGGCGGGAGTCCCTGGGTCTGCCCCCCAAAAGTGTCCCCGCTGTCCCCCTTAAGGTCCCCCCAGTGGCGCCGCTGCAGGGGCCGGAGCGCGGTGTCCAGCGAGTCCGGAGCGCCCTCTGCCGGCTCGGCTCCAGGGCCTGCGCCCACGCGCCCGGGCTTCCCAGCTCCCAGCACCCCTGCGCCGCCCACACTCCGCTGCTGGCGCGCCCCCAGACCTGCCCTCTGCACACCGCGCCCTAAGCCAGCCTTGGCCCCAAACACCTTCCTCCCCTCAGCGTTTCATGCGTCGGTCTGTCCGTCCATCCAAAGGATTAGTTAAGGAGAACCTACTACGTGCCAGGCCGGGTGCTGGGCGCTGGGTTCCAGTAATGGCCAAGGGAGACCCCGTGCTTGGCTTCCTGGAGCTCACATCCAAGTGTGGAGCCAGACACTTGGATCCCACAAGTAATGGAAGAATTAGAACTGATCTGCTTAGGCCGAGAGAGCAGGCAGGATTTGGCCTGATGGCAGTGAAGCGGGTTGTGTCAGAGGGGCTTCctaaaggaagttttttttttttttcttcctggtactgggcttgaacccaggcTCTACCACTGCacaacctccccagccctttgagttttttatttgagatcgggtcttgctaagttactaaggctggcatGGTTAACCTGCAATCATTCTCCAGCAGCCGCCCcagatgctggaattacaggcctgtgccactaccACAGTAGAGCAAGTGATTCTTATTCAGAGAGATTTAGAGGAGGAGTTAAACAGGTAAGGGAAAGTGCCTCAGGCTGGACaccagccagtgcaaaggccctgtagCAGGTAGGCAGGAGCAAGATGAGCATGAGTGGCTGAAAGGAACTGACTGGAACAGACAGGGAGGGCTGCCCAGGTTGCAGGGGTGAGCAGGGGCTGCCGTGGCCTTTGCTCCCAGGCTCGCCTCCTGTGCACACCGTCTGTGGACTtctgcacagctctctgctcagCTGCCGCAGctgacccccagccttaggcccCTTTTAGGGGCCCCAGCTCCCAGTCCTGGCCCGCGCCCCAAGCATGGAGTCCTTGGGTGTGGGAGTGGAGGCAGACACTGGTTTTATTTGTGACTTGACTCTGGAAGGAGTGGGACGGGCACTCTTCCTGGCTGGGTGCTCAGCTGGCCCTGGTGATCCCCGCTCACACTGGCAGCCTCCCCCAGGgcccagacccaggcccagcctggcCCACAGCCACTGCTCCCAGCACCCCTGCGCCGCCCACACTTGGGCCTTGGCCTTGGGCCTTGGTCTGAGTGTGGGGCAGTGTGCGAGTTTTCCCCACTCCTCCTGACCCCTGAGAGCGGTCTCACGGCTCCTCCGTCTCCTGCCAGGAGAGACCCTCCGTGCACATCTTCAGTGGGCCCTGCTGCTGGCAGGGCTGTGGTGATCTCCCTCCTCCTCGGGGCCTGGGTGCAAGGTCACCAGGTGGACGCTAGGGTGGTTTCCTTATCTCCTTCCTTAGCAGGGAGCTGGCCACCGCCAGGGCTCCGCCCTGCACAAACCGCACAAAGTTGTCACCGGCCAGCGGCCCCACTGCGTACAGGCCCTCCTGGTGGGTGCTCTGGTAGGTGAAGGGGTCCACATCGATGGGGTTCCTCTTGGCGCTCAGGGGCTGCTCGGGATCCACGGCCAGGTCAGCGCCCGccccagggaggaaggagaggtcaGGGTGCGAGCCGATGAGGACCAGCACCAGGGAGACTCCGAAGACCTGCTGGCCGCCCTGCGGGTCCCGGAACACAGCCTGGCCGTCCTCCTTGAAGAGCAGGGGCTGGTGCTCGGGGAGGCTGCGGTAGCCCTGGTAGGGGCCGGGTGAGAGCACCGACTGCTCGCGCATCATCTGCTGCACCTTGTGGTACTCGGGGTACAGCATCTTGGGCAGCTGGTTGAACACCAGTCCGGGGTCGTCCACTGGCCGGCGGAAGGCATGGATCACCGGGATGTTGTAGTGGCGGGCGTAGAGGACCGCGTCGGCCGCGGACAGCCCAGCGCCCACGATGAGGACCGGGTCTGAGGCCGGGCTTACGGCACCCATCCGCGTGGCCGCCTCCAGGGCCGACAGCTCGTGATGGACGAAAGGCAGGGCCTCTCCGGGGATGCCTAGCCTGGCCGGGCTGTCGAACGTGCCTGTGGCCAGGACCACGTTGCGGGCCCACAGCGAGAAGGGCTGCTGACCCTGGTCCTTGGTGGTCAGGAAGCCGCTGACCTGGAAGAGGGGGCTGGGCTCAGGGCCCCCCCACTCCACAGCTGTGACCACAGCACCAGACACAAAGTTGTGGCTCAGCCCCTTCTTGGTCACGTAGTCCCTGTAGTAGTGGGCGATGTCCCCGGCTGTCGCTCGGCTGTTGCGAAGGCCTCTGTGGAGGTGAGGCAGGTGTCAGAGGGGCTGCAGGCCAGGGTGGGCGGGGCCACCAGCACGCAGTCAGGCCCTGGAGCTGGACAGCCTGGGGCTGGCTGGGCGGTTTGACCTCGGGAAGCCTCAGTGCCCTTCTGTGAAATGGAGCTGCCCTGGTgcctgggagagggagggggcggggcggggcctccAGAGCCAGCTGCCTGGGTCCCCGTCCTGCTGCTGAGCTGTGCCGGGAACACCTGGGTCTGTTTCCTCTCGTGAAGCAAGGGTGGCCTTGGCCACCGGAACTGCTTCAGGAGGTTGCTGGGGGGACCGAGGCACTGACCTAAACCAGGAGCCTGAGTCAGCCGCACTGGTGGTGACAGAAGGGCTGCCCTCCATTATGACCCCTGGGTAATAGTGTTCCATGGAACTGTGGTCCTGAAGTTCAGGAACAGGCCAGCTGCCCTGGGCAGCCGGATGCCGGGAGCGGTTGCCTCTGGGGCCGAGGCGGGGGCTCTGGGGTGGGCCTGTGCTGCGGCTGCTGCATCCGCCCTGAGACGGCGCCTGGGCGAGCTGGCACTTCAGAGCCGCAGCACTCGTTGTCCCCAGCCACGGGAGCAGGGGCTTTACTCTCTTTACTGTTCCTCTGACCCTGTCTGTCCCTTtccaggggcagagctggggggCGAGCGTTGCCCCGGCTCAGGTGGCCTTGCAGCCTGACGTGGGTGACGTCATCTGCCCAGCTTGTGGGCCTGTAGCTGAGGATGACCAGAATCTGATTCTAAGTGCCACCACTGGGCAGGGGCTGAGCCCAGCCTGTCCTGGCAGCCTTGAGACCCGAACCCGGGTGATTTCTGTGGTTCTGTCGTCTCCCTCGTCTCTgcttttgtaaaactgttgcagAGGACCGTCGGTCCCAAGGTGCTCCACGTGGGCTCTTGGTAATGACGACACCGTGGACAGAGTTGGAGCTCTGTGGCAGGCTGGGTGGTAGTGGCCGTGGGGCCACCAGGGCAGGGCGCTGATGTGGGTTTCACTCTGACACTGCGCTCACAAGTGTTCAACGGGGCTCCTGCGGAGGGACGCCCCACACTGCGCTCTCCCTGGGGAATTCTTGTCAACGTTAAGGTGGACAGTGGGACTGCAGGGCCACTTCGCAGGTGAAATCCGAGCTCCAGCCCTGGGCTCACACCTTACTGCACAAGCCCTGATGTCCCGACTAAACCTCCACCGGGTGGAGTCCCTGTGTCAGAGACCCTGCCTGCAGGGACAGCCCCAGCACAGGCTGGGGCGGGAGCCACTCCGCCTGCAGGGCGGACCCCACCCTGACCCTGTGGCCTGAAGCAGCTTCAGGGCTGGGATGTGTCTATCCTGGGATGGGGTTGGAGGGCTGTGGGGGTCAAGATGGAGCAGGAAACCAGGTGGGGGAGAGACTGGGATGGGACAGGACGAGGTGCAGGGGTGGGATGGGGGGGGTCCCTTTGCTCAGCTTTAATGTTCTGTGGTGATGCTTTAAGTGCAGCCATTTAAGTCAGCCTGTTAGCTGACCTGGAGCGTtccaggctgggctggggaggggaggctgtGCAGGCAGGGCCGGGCCCCCCCCCTCCAGGCTGGGGTGTGAGGGATGCAGGTTGGGAGGCAGGTTGCGGGGGGAGGTTGGGGAGCCCTGCCCACTCCGCTCCTGGGTAGTGCCAGCTGCCCCTTCCCTACCTGGGCCTCAGCTGCGTTCTGGAGGAAGCAGACTAGAAGAGTCCGGCCCACCTCTGGCTCCTTGCTGCGGGGGCTCCTCCCGCCCCACCCCGAGCTCTCCAGGGCTGCCTACCTGCGCTTCCTCTGCATCCAGTCCTTGACCTGCAGGTCGGGAAGCCCCATCCATTGGCCTTGGCTCAGGGTCACCATGGAGCCTTCGATGGACTGCGTGGAGAAGGGTCTTTAGGCCCAGGCCTCACTCGCCCCACCCGCTGGATAGGAAGGAAGGGGGTTGCAGGGAAGGGGAAGAGCAGCGAGGAGGACCAGGAGGGAAGGGCCCAGACTGCAGGACCAGCGCCCCCTGGCTACTCACATGCCACGCCCCACCGGGGAGGTTGCGGCCCAGGACCACGTGGGGAATGGCTCTCTCCTTCTGGTGCTTCCAGGTGAGGACCGAGTCCACGTTGCCCCCGAAGTCTGTGTCTGGGCGCAGGAGGGCATCAAAGAGCAGAGCCACGGGACTCTGGCAGCGGCCTTCGAGGCCTTCGGACAGGTAATCCAGGTCCTGGAAAGGGGAGGAGGTCAGGGACTGCTGGGGAAAGGCAGGGTCCTTTTCCCAGAGCCTCAGGCCAGGAGCAAGGTGGGGACTGGACCGGACATTTCCCTGAGGCTGGGAGACTTGCAGATGTCTGCAGGAGGGCTGTTGGGACTCTCACTGTGGGGTCTCTCCAGGATTCCAAAGGCCCCAGAGCACAGGCTGAGCGGGAAGCTTAGAGGAGGCTCGAGCAGTTGCCCGACCCTGGGTTCCTACCCCAAGACGGGGGAGGTCAGGAGATGCTACCTCTCACGAGGCTCCAGAAAGTCCCACAACGGACCTTTACCTGCTTAGTTTTTTACCAAACTCAGTGTCTCAGATTTCCAGGAATGGGACCATTATCTCTACATATGAGACCAAGGCATTGGTGATCCACTGATTTAACAGTgttggggacagaacccaggggtgctctaccactgagctgcaaccccagcccgttttatgtttttattttgagaaaaggtatTGCCAAGTTGtggaagctggccttgaacttgggatgctcctgcttcagcctcccaagcagctggaattacgGGCATGCCCCGCTGTGCGGGTAGTTCTACTGAGCTAGTATCCTGGAGAAGGCACTTTGAGAAACCCTGATCCAGCCCTGGTGGGTCACACTCTCATCTGCCACCCAGCTGGGGGATGGGACAGCCCTAGGAGGGTGGAGGTGACTGGAGGGGTGTGAGGAGGATGGCCTCCCTGAAGGCGGCAGGcgcaggggagaggggaggagggaggaggcgcAGCCCTCAGGGCTGGGCGGGGATGTGCGGATGGGGCGGGCTCAGCCCAGCGCTGCCCACCCTGGCTGGTCCTAGTCTGGGGCTGGACTGCGCCTTGGAACGTTTCAGTGTCCTCGTCTCAGCCCACAGGAGCACGGTGACAGCCAGGAGCGTCGCAGAGCTGCCAGGCATCCCCAGGGGAGCCAAACGTCCCCTGGTCCAGAGCCACTGCCTCGCGTGGCGGGACAGCTCATGTGGCACTTGTGGGTTGGAAAGGTGGCCCGATTTCTCTTTCATGATTTCCGAGGCTGGTTTCCTGGGCTCCCTGTTCTGCAGCTGGTCTTGTTTCCAGGAAACACATACTCTGGTTTTTCCTTGGGCGCGCTGGGTGACCGCCTGAGACTATGTCCCCCAGCCCACCTGGTCCAGGATGGAGACCCCCGGCGCCTCGGCCAGCTTCCTCTGCAGCAGGGGGTGCGGGTGAACTGCATCTGGTCTCACGTAGGGGGTGTGGCCCGAGAGCAGATAGGACAAGCAGATGCCTGAGGGGCCATTGCctgtggggacagggcagggtcAGAGAGGGCAGCCTAGCAGTGGGAGCTGACCGCCTACCTATTATATCAGGAGCTTTTACTACTGTCCCCACCACGCATTAACTTTAGTGAGGGAAAtgctctccttttcccttttctacttggggcacagagaggttaagtaacttgcccacgGTCACACGGCTGACAAGTAGATGAGCAGTGATTCAAACCCAGTCAGAGAACCTGGGACGAGCCCGAGCTTCTGAGGTCGTAAGAGCTGGAGCACAGCCTGGCCCCTCAGATGCAGGAGTAGGCGCAACATGCGCAGCCAGGGCGCAGAGCTGGCTGCCGAGCCAGAGGGACCCACGCCTCCGTGGGCCCGGGCTTTCTGTTCCTGTCTTTCCCGCCTCTCCTTATCCACCATTTGTGGAATACGGTAAGGAAGCCGTGAGGTGTGGACGTCGCTGCTGCAACCTGATCTTGCACCCGGGAGACCTGTCGCTCAGTTTGGGAGGACGGGAACCTATCCCAGGGCTCTGTGATCCTGTGGGGGCACCTGGGACAGTGTCAGACACAAGGTGGTCACAGGGACCTGCACAGGTTTAGGCCCGCCCGACAGCCTCAGCCGGCCTTCCGCTCCCGCCTCCTGGGGAGCGAGGGCTTATGTGGCGCACAGCACAGCACGCTGGGGGGCTTGGAGATGACCCTCGTCAGGAGGTCAGGCGCTGGGAGTGCTGGGCGGGCCCGCTGGCCTGAGGGGCCACTCACCGATGATGATGACCGGGAGCGGCTCGGAGCTGCTGGCGCTGAAGTGGCCCCTCCTGGAAGAGCTCATGGCTGGGGCTGGTGGGGCACTGGAGGCTGGCAGCTGGcctggaggcagagaggaagcGGGGTCAGGCGGTCCCTTCTCAGCTACAAGGTGGCTCCTCCTCCCTCCGCCAG contains:
- the Osgin1 gene encoding oxidative stress-induced growth inhibitor 1 → MSSSRRGHFSASSSEPLPVIIIGNGPSGICLSYLLSGHTPYVRPDAVHPHPLLQRKLAEAPGVSILDQDLDYLSEGLEGRCQSPVALLFDALLRPDTDFGGNVDSVLTWKHQKERAIPHVVLGRNLPGGAWHSIEGSMVTLSQGQWMGLPDLQVKDWMQRKRRGLRNSRATAGDIAHYYRDYVTKKGLSHNFVSGAVVTAVEWGGPEPSPLFQVSGFLTTKDQGQQPFSLWARNVVLATGTFDSPARLGIPGEALPFVHHELSALEAATRMGAVSPASDPVLIVGAGLSAADAVLYARHYNIPVIHAFRRPVDDPGLVFNQLPKMLYPEYHKVQQMMREQSVLSPGPYQGYRSLPEHQPLLFKEDGQAVFRDPQGGQQVFGVSLVLVLIGSHPDLSFLPGAGADLAVDPEQPLSAKRNPIDVDPFTYQSTHQEGLYAVGPLAGDNFVRFVQGGALAVASSLLRKEIRKPP